The genomic stretch CAGCCGGGTGGGGTTCGTCAGGACGCGCGCCATCTGTTGGCCCATTACCGTCCACAGGCTGACCGAGGGCAGGTTGACCGCGCCAAAGACCACCGCCACCAGTGCGATGGCCGCAAATGTGGTGTCCGGCGTATAGGCGGATATGGCCGTCAGGGCCATCGCCCACGCCTTTGGATTGACCCACTGGAAGGCAGCGGCTTGCAGGAAGGTCATCGGCGTGCCCGTCGCCTCGCCCCGTTTGATCGGTGCGGCATTGGCAATTTTCCACGCCAGATAGCCAAGATAGAGGATCGAGGCGACCTTGAGCACCGTGTAGCTGACAGGGTAGGCGTCAAACACCTGCGCCAGTCCCATGCCCACGACGACCACCATCAGGACAAAGCCCAGCCCCACACCCAGCATGTGCGGCACCGTGCGTGCAAAGCCAAAATTCGCGCCCGACGCCATCAGCATCAGGTTGTTCGGCCCCGGCGTGATCGAACTCACCAGAGCAAAGGCCGCAAGGGCAAGGAGAATATCAACTGTCATGCGCAATGAATGACGTTGTATTGGCGGTTTGAAATTGCAAACTTGGTGCATAGTCACGGAGTTTTGCAATTTATGGCCAAGCTGGATTCAAAAAACGAACAGATATTGCAAGAGCTGAGCCGCAATGGTCGGATCAGCAATCTGGAACTGGCCGACCGCGTGG from Pseudosulfitobacter sp. DSM 107133 encodes the following:
- a CDS encoding LysE family translocator; this encodes MTVDILLALAAFALVSSITPGPNNLMLMASGANFGFARTVPHMLGVGLGFVLMVVVVGMGLAQVFDAYPVSYTVLKVASILYLGYLAWKIANAAPIKRGEATGTPMTFLQAAAFQWVNPKAWAMALTAISAYTPDTTFAAIALVAVVFGAVNLPSVSLWTVMGQQMARVLTNPTRLRAFNWTMAALLIASLYPVLFP